The sequence AAACCGTATTTTGCCGAGTTGATTTCAATGTTCCGATGAAAGATGGAAAGATTACTGACGAAACGCGGATTCAAGCAGCTTTGCCTACGATTAAATACTTAAGTGAACAAGGGGCGCGCGTTTTGCTAGCAAGCCATCTTGGCCGCCCGAAAGGCGAAGTGGTAGAAAGCTTGCGCTTGGCGCCTGTCGCGACACGCCTTGGCGAGCTGCTAGGAAAAGAAGTACAAGCCGTCCAGGAAGCGCACGGTCCAGTAGCAAAACAAGCAGTGGAAGGTCTTGAAGACGGTGGCGTCTTGCTGCTTGAAAATGTCCGCTTTTACCCAGGGGAAGAAAAGAACGATCCTGAATTAGCGAAAGCGTTTGCTAGCCTAGCCGATATTTTTGTCAATGATGCATTTGGGGCGGCACACCGTGCCCACGCTTCAACGGAAGGCATTGCCCACTATTTGCCGTCAGCAGCTGGTTTTCTAATGGAAAAAGAGCTTGATGTGCTCGGCAAAGCGTTAAGCAACCCTGAACGTCCGTTTACAGCAGTCATTGGTGGCGCAAAAGTAAAAGACAAGATTGGCGTTATTGACAACTTGCTAGATAAAGTCGACAATTTAATTATTGGCGGCGGCCTCGCATACACGTTTGTCAAAGCGCAAGGCTATGAAGTTGGCAAGTCGTTGCTTGAAGAAGATAAGCTCGATTTAGCCAATCAGTTTATGGAAAAAGCTGAACAAAAGGGCGTTAAGTTTTATATGCCTGAAGATGTGATTGTTGCCGATGATTTTTCTGACGACGCCAACAAAAAAGAAGTGGCCATTAGCGACATTCCAGCTGATTGGGAAGCGCTTGACATTGGGCCGAAAACACGAAAAACCTATGAAGCTGTATTAAAAGCTTCAAAATTAGTGATTTGGAATGGGCCAATGGGTGTATTTGAACTCGAATCGTTTGCAGGTGGCACAAAAGCGGTCGCAAATGCGCTGGCAGAGGCGTCAGATACGTATTCAGTCATTGGTGGCGGCGATTCAGCGGCAGCCGTTGAACAATTTGGCCTTGCCGACAAAATGAGCCATATTTCAACAGGCGGAGGCGCCAGCCTTGAATTTATGGAAGGCAAGGCACTTCCAGGCGTTGTCGCACTATCAGAAAAATAATGCAGCGAGGTGATACTATGCGTAAACCAATTATCGCAGGAAACTGGAAAATGAATAAAACAATCGGCGAAGCTGTTGATTTTGTCGAAGCAGTAAAAACGAACGTTCCCGCAGATGCAACGGTTGATTCGGTTGTTTGCGCACCAGCCTTGTTTCTTGACCGTTTGCTCCAAGCGGTAAAAGGAACCGAGTTAAAAATTGGCGCTCAAACGATGCATTTTGAAGACAATGGCGCGTTTACAGGGGAGATCAGCCCTAAAGCATTGTCTGACATGGGCGTCCATTACGTGATTATCGGCCATTCAGAACGGCGAGAAATGTTTGCCGAGACAGACGAGACTGTCAACAAGAAAGTGCATGCCGCATTCGCCCATCAGTTGGTTCCGATTATGTGTTGCGGTGAAACGGCTGAAGAGCGTGAAGCTGGTAAAATGGAAGCTGTTGTAAAAGAGCAAGTAGAAAAAGGTCTTGCTGGTTTAAGCGAAGAACAAGTAAAACAAACGGTAATTGCGTACGAGCCTATTTGGGCGATCGGCACAGGCAAATCAGCGACAGAAAAAGACGCGAATGAAGCTTGCGCTTACGTGCGTCAAACGGTGGCCGCTAATTTTTCTGAAGCAGCAGCTAAGGCAATTCGCATCCAGTACGGCGGCAGCGTAAAGCCTGGCAACATTAAAGACTACATGGCCCAACCGGACATAGATGGCGCCCTTGTTGGTGGAGCCAGCTTGGACGCAGATTCGTTTTTAGAATTAGTGGGGGCAGCACAATGAGTAAAAAGCCAGTAGCCTTAATCATTCTCGATGGCTTTGGCCTGCGAGAGGAAGAGAAAGGCAATGCCGTGGCACAAGCCCAAAAACCGAACTTTGACCGTTACTGGAACGAGTTTCCACACGCCACGTTGCGGGCAGACGGCGAAAATGTTGGCTTGCCAGAAGGGCAAATGGGCAATTCAGAAGTTGGCCATTTAAACATTGGTGCTGGGCGCATTGTGTACCAAAGTTTAACGCGTGTGAATTTGTCGATTCGCGAAGGCGACTTTTTTAAGAATGAGACGTTCATAAAGGCAATGGACCATGTTAAAGAAAAACAATCGGCACTCCATATATACGGTTTGTTGTCCGATGGCGGCATCCATAGCCACATCGACCATATTTATGCCTTGCTTGATATGGCAAAACAACAAAACGTCGAGCGCGTTTATGTCCATGGCTTTTTAGATGGCCGCGACGTCGGCCCCACTTCAGCAGAAGTATACTTAAAAGGATTGCAAGACAAATTTGATGAAGTTGGACTCGGTAAGCTGGCGACTGTGCACGGCCGTTACTATGCAATGGATCGCGACAAACGTTGGGATCGAGTTGAAAAGTCATACCGTGCAATGGTTTATGGCGAGGGCCCTGCCTATAAGAACGGGCTAGAGCTGCTAGAAGACAGCTACAAAAACAACATTGTTGACGAGTTTGTCATTCCGTCTGTTATCACAGAAGAGAATGGTACACCTGTAGCAACTGTCAAAGACGATGACGCCGTCATTTTCTGCAATTTTCGCCCTGACCGTGCTATCCAGCTATCACAAGTTTTCACGAATGAAGACTTTCGTGGGTTCGACCGAGGGGAAAAGATGCCGAAACGCCTCCATTTTGTCTGCTTAACGAAGTTTAGTGAAACAGTGAAAGGCTTTGTTGCCTTTAAGCCGACTAACTTGGACAATACGCTTGGCGAAGTCCTTTCCCAGCAAAGCTACACACAGCTACGGATTGCGGAAACCGAAAAATACCCACATGTGACGTTCTTTTTCAGTGGCGGGCGTGAAGAAGAGTTTCCAGGCGAAGAGCGGATTTTGATCGACTCGCCTAAAGTCGCTACTTACGACCTTAAACCGGAAATGAGCGCTTATGAAGTAACCGATGCGCTCGTCAAGGAAATCGAAGGCGAAAAACATGATGTGGTTATCTTAAACTTTGCCAACCCTGACATGGTTGGGCATTCTGGAATGTTGGAGCCAACAGTAAAAGCGATTGAAGCCGTTGACGAATGCTTAGGCCGTGTGGTCGATGCATTGCTTCAAAAAGGCGGAGCGGCGATTATTACAGCTGACCACGGCAATGCCGACGAAGTCGTGACACTTGATGGCAAACCGATGACGGCGCATACGACAAACAAAGTGCCTGTCATCGTAACGGAAAAAGGAATCACCCTTCGTGAAGACGGCATTTTAGCTGACTTGGCGCCGACTGTGCTTGATTTGCTTGGCGCGGACAAGCCGAAAGAAATGACAGGCAAGACGCTTAAAACAATAAATTCAATTTAGGAGTGAATTGACATGACGATTATTTCTGATGTTTATGCACGTGAAGTCCTTGACTCTCGTGGCAACCCGACTGTAGAAGTAGAAGTTCATCTAGAATCTGGCATTATGGGCCGTGCCCTCGTGCCAAGTGGCGCCTCGACTGGCGAATACGAAGCGGTAGAACTTCGCGACGGCGGAGACCGTTATATGGGCAAAGGTGTCCAAAAGGCAGTTGACAATGTAAATGAAAAGATCGCTCCTGAACTAATCGGCGAAAACGCGTTGGACCAAATTGGCATCGACCGTTTGATGATCGAACTTGATGGGACAGAAAACAAAGGCAACTTTGGCGCCAACGCGATTCTTGGCGTGTCAATGGCCGTTGCCCACGCTGCTGCAAATGCACTAGACATTCCTCTATATGTCTATCTTGGCGGCTTTAATGCGAAGCAACTTCCAGTGCCAATGATGAACATCATTAACGGTGGAGAGCATGCCGACAACAACGTAGATATTCAAGAATTTATGGTCATGCCTGTCGGCGCAGAAAGCTTTAAAGAAGCGCTTCGCATGGGTGCGGAAATTTTCCATAACTTGAAGTCAGTTCTTAAAGCGAAAGGCTACAACACAGCAGTAGGCGACGAAGGAGGCTTTGCTCCGAACCTTTCTTCAAACGAAGAAGCGCTTGCCACGATCATTGAAGCGATTGAAAAAGCAGGTTATAAGCCTGGAGAACAAGTGAAGTTGGCAATGGACGTTGCTTCTTCTGAGCTTTACAGCAAAGAAGACGGCAAATACCACCTTGCTGGCGAAGGCAAAGTTCTTTCTTCTGAGGAAATGGTTTCCTTCTACGAAGAACTTGTTTCGAAATACCCAATTATCTCGATTGAAGATGGCCTTGATGAAAACGATTGGGAAGGCCACAAACTTCTAACAGAGCGCCTTGGCGATAAAGTTCAACTTGTTGGTGACGATTTGTTTGTCACAAACACGAAAAAGCTAGCGGAAGGCATTGAAAAAGGCATTGGCAACTCGATTCTGATCAAAGTAAACCAAATCGGCACATTGACGGAAACATTCGATGCAATCGAAATGGCAAAACGCGCTGGCTATACAGCTGTTATTTCCCACCGTTCTGGTGAAACAGAAGATGCGACGATTGCTGACATTGCTGTTGCCACAAATGCTGGCCAAATCAAAACAGGCGCGCCGTCTCGTACAGACCGTGTCGCCAAATACAACCAACTTCTTCGCATTGAAGATGAGCTTGCTGATCTTGCTCAGTACAATGGTTTGAAGTCTTTTTATAACTTGAGCAAGTAAGTGGTTAATAGCAACGCCCCTCCTGATTAGATACAGGAGGGTTTTTTCGATTGTGGGGAGGAATCATTAAATTAAAATATAAATAACTCAATATTATGAATATATTATAATGAATGAAATATAAAATACTATATGTTAATGTTAAATTGTACTTCTTATAATTCAATTCTGAATATAAGGAGCAAAAAAATATGGGAGGGATTTTTTTGAAAGTAATCGCAGGTAGGTTCACTTTTGTAATGTTGGCCATTTTATTTGTAATTGGCACAACAGTATCTTCGGTCGCAGGTGCGCAGAGCATAACCGATGAACAGCTACGAAAACAAGTTAGTGAAAAGATAACGAAAGAACTAGGCATTGAGTACTATGAGGTAGAAACAAAAGAAGCTGAAACATATGTAAATGATTTGAAGAGTAATTCTTTATTTGTAAATGAGGCTAATTCTGATATATCAGAATATTAGGCCTATGGTATTACTGGACTTCCAGCAGAAGGTTTTGAGGACAACGTGATTGTCATTAACGGCTTTTTAGATAATTCAAATGAGTTTATAGCCGTTTACAACAAAGATTATAATGGGCTTGGTTTTGCTACGATCACTGACGATTCTGGTGAAGAAATTACAGTTACATTTATTGCAGAGGATAGAGTCGAGACATCTAGTTTGTCTGAAGAAGAAGCAAAAACTATCCAAAAAAATTATGCCGTAAATATGGATAGTAAAATCGAAAAATACTTAACTGGAGGAGATGAAGATTGTAATTGTGGACCTGAAGAAAATGTGTCAACTGGTGAAGTAATTACACATGACTATCCTTGGTATGCTTCTTTCTTATGTTCTATTGCTGGAAGCATTGCATGTGTTAGCTTATGTATTGCTTTTGGGGTCGTTCCAGTTGCTGGTTGGTCTCTTGCCTTTTTCTGCGAGATGTTTTGTACGGGTGCATGGGGAACCTGGTTATGCCCTTAAAACAATAGGGTAAGGTTAGTAGCATGGACCTTTATGTAGTCCATGCTACTTTTAAAAATAGTCGTGACGGCATAAGAACTTCGGTTTGGTGTCTAAAAATGAGAAATTGATAAGTAAAAGACACATAGGCTATTTAAGTCATATCAAATTAAGCATAATTAGCCTTTTCCCTTTCCCTGTCTAAGAATGTAGAAACAGTTTTTACCTTAATATTAATAGTCGACAGACTTCTGAGCAGTTTTATACAAATTTCGGAATGCTAAATAAACTGATATCCAAGCTATAAGATAAAAAAGAAGGTAAATTGAAGAAAAGGCAGTGACGGTCTCAAACTTTATGATGTGCATGGCATACGCCCCAAATGCCATAAACAGTAAAAAAAACATCGCAATACCTGTATAACGCAAACTAATCAGTTTTTGTTTATCAACTTTTTTGGGATAATACCGAAAAGTGAACCAGCATGCGACAACAAATAATGTTCCGTAAACAGTGAAAATTCCGGCTAAGTTAGCGTTTATATTGCTAAAATAAATTGGAAAGCTAAACAAACCTAATCCGGCAAACACCAGACTTAAAGAAACATTGAATCCAAAGTGGTTACCGTTAAAAGCTTCCTTTTGCTCTTGTCGATACAGGGATAATATTTGGGTAGATAGTTCTTCTGCAGTAAGATAGGAGTTTAACACTCTTCTTTCGGCATCGTTTGAGCTACAATTGTACTGGGCGCAAATCTCTTCTTTTTCAGATAGCAAGTGATCCTTTATCTCGTTTATATGGCTTTGCCTTTCCCCTCTTGGTAATTCTCTAATCTTACTGTCCACTTCAGCTAAATAATCTCTAAAGCTTAGCTACTGTTTAGCCACTAGTCTCACCTTCCTTTAAAGATATAAGAAATAAATATAAATTTTGATAATGTTCAAGTCTTTTGTTTAAAATTTCCTTCCCTTCCTCAGTAACTATATAATATTTTCTACTGCGTCCCTCATGATCTTCTTGATAAGAAGTTAACCATCTGTTGTTTGTCATACGTCGTAATATAGGATAGATTGAACCATTTGCAATTTGAACGATAGATTCCTTTCTTAGTTTTTTAGTGATCTCATAACCGTACATGGGCTTTTTTGCTACTAAAAGTAAAATGGCAAGTTCGAACATCCCTTTTGTAATTTGGCTACTCCAATCGTTTCTTTTCGAATTAATATCCATATTACCAATGTATATGATAAACATATATATGTCAATGATACATATAGGTTTTTAAAATAAAGTAAGTATGTTGGGCTCATGCTAAAGCGCAATGATTTCCATTGCCCTTTTCTACGCTTGTGGCAGGGGGAAAGGCGATAAAAAGACGGAATTAAAATTAATGTTTTGACAATAAGCGTTTTTTGTTCTATAGTGTGATATATCAGATTTCATATTTTAAATTGGAGCTGGTTGTATGACTGATAAGGATGAACGTTTCTTTTCTGTTGATCCCAATTTAGTAAAGTCACTGCGTGAACTGGCAGTCGAAAAAATCCGCGAAGGAATTGTAAGCGGATACTTTGAAGTTGGAGAGCATTTAAAAGAGCGTGAGTTATCGAAGATGATGGGAATTAGCACGACGCCGATCAAAGAAGCGTTTCGGATTTTAGAAAATGAAGGCATGCTAGTAACCGTTCCGCGCAAAGGGACATTTGTTTCAGAGTACGCTTCTACATCAATTGAAGAAATTCTTCTTCTACGCGCCGCCGTTGAATCGCTATGTGCCCGCCTTGCTGCAGTCAAAATGAGCGAAGAAGACGTGAAGGAACTTGAGCAAGTGGTGCTTATCATGGAGAGCCTTCATAACAAAGGTGATTCAGATGCCTTGATTGAACAAAATTCACGGTTTCACCAAATGATTATTACCAGTACCGAAAATAAGATGATGCAAACGATCTTAGCTAACATTCGCAGCATAGACAAAGCCTTCCGGAAGCGTGCCCTTAAAGTGGAAGTCGAGCGCGAAGTCGGCTATCAAGAGCACAGAGCAATTTTTGAGGCGATTAAGCAACGGGAGCCTGAGCAGGCCGAACAGCGAATGAAAGACCATATTTTGCGGACGAAAGACAATATTTTGGCTGCAGAAGCGAGAGCACAGGCCGAAAGAAATCCATGATCATTCATCGGCCTATATAGGCCGAGAATGGTCAGAGCTAATTTTTTAGAAAAGGGTGATGAACTGTGGCAAAGAAGCCGTTGGCAAAAGCATTAGAAACCATTTCTGGCATACCAATCACGCCGTTTCGAAAATCAGACGGCAGCATCGATTGGAACCACTACAAGGAAACGGTCGACAGGATTGTCGACAATGGCATTGATGTGATCGTTCCTTGTGGAAATACGAGTGAATTCTATGCGCTGTCTCTTGAGGAAGCAAAAGAGGAAGTCCGGCGCACCGTAGAATATGTTAATGGGCGTGCGCTTGTCGTCGCTGGCATCGGATATGCGACGTCAACAGCGATTGAACTTGGAAACGATGCGATAGCGGCCGGGGCAGATGCGGTCATGATTCATATGCCGATCCACCCTTATGTGACAGCGGGCGGTGTGTGTGCCTACTTCCGCGAAATCATCGAGGCACTAGATTTTCCGTCACTCGTTTATTTTAAAGATCCTGAAATTTCCGACCAAGTGCTCGTTGATTTGGCGCCACTTGAAAACCTAGTCGGCGTCAAATATGCGATTAATGATTTGCCTCGCTTTGCCAAAGTTGTACGTTCGATTCCAGAGGAACATCAGATCGCTTGGATTTGTGGAACAGCAGAGAAATGGGCGCCATTTTTCTGGCATGCGGGGGCAAAAGGGTTTACTTCTGGGCTTGTGAATCTTCTGCCCGAAAAAGCAGTCGATATGCTGGAAGCATTGCGAAACAATGACAACGATACCGTGTGGCAAATTTGGGAAGACATTGTCCCTTTCGAGGACTTGCGCGCGAAGTACAACCAAGGCAATAACGTCGTCGTCATTAAAGAAGCAATGGAAATGCTTAGGCAAAATGCTGGGGTGACAAGGGCACCTGTGAATGAATTAAGCAACGAAGATAAACAGCTTGTGACAGAACTGCTTTCTAGCTGGAAGTTATTACAACCTACGAAAGGATGAGGCAAATGGCGATCAAAACAGAAGTCGTATTTGGCAATTATATTAACGGGCACTGGAAACAAGAAGCGGCTCCCCCTCTCGCAAGCATAAATCCGTCCGATGTCGAAGAAATTGTGGGCTATATCCAGAATTCCCCGGCTGATGTCGTTGATGACGCGGTTGCAGCGGCGAAGGGCGCCCTTTTGCCGTGGCGGAAGCTGACAGGAGCGGAGCGTGGCCATTATTTGTATCAAGCGGCCAATCAGTTAGAAAACCGCCTCGATGAAATTGCGGAAACACTCGCCCGTGAAATGGGAAAAACATTGCCTGAAGCAAAAGGGGAGACAGCTCGCGGTGTCGCGATCCTTCGGTATTATGCCGGAGAAGGGTTAAGAGCTGATGGCGAGGTGATCCCTTCCACAGACAGCGAAGCGCTCATGTTTACGAAACGTGTTCCCCTCGGCGTCGTTGGTGTGATTACGCCATGGAATTTTCCTGTTGCGATTCCTGTATGGAAAATCGCTCCAGCGCTTATTTATGGCAATACGGTTGTGTTTAAACCAGCAACAGAAGCAGCTGTAACAGCAGCAAAAGTAGTGGAGTGTTTTGCGCAAGCGGGACTTCCTGAAGGTGTGCTCAATTTGGTGACAGGGTCTGGCAAGGTGATCGGAAATGCACTAGTCGCCCATGAACACGTTCACGGCCTAACGTTTACTGGCTCAGAACAAACAGGTAAGCAAATTGGAAAAGCAGCAGCTGCAAGGGGAGCGAAGTACCAGCTTGAAATGGGTGGAAAAAACCCTGTTATTGTCGCAGAAGATGCTGATCTTCATGTAGCTGTTGATGCAACAATTAGCGGTGCTTTTCGCTCTACAGGACAGAAATGTACGGCGACAAGCCGCGTCATTGTCGCTGAAGCGATTCTTCAGGACTTCCAGGAGCTTCTTCTCGAAAAAACAAAACAAATTACAATTGGCAAAGCTCTAGACGATGGCGTTTGGATGGGGCCTTGTGCAAGTGAGGCGCAGCTTCGTACCGTTCTAGACTATATTGAAATCGGCAAAAATGAAGGCGCGAAACTTTTATGCGGCGGCAAGAGGGTAACAGACGGAAACCGGTCGGCAGGCTATTTTGTTGAACCGACGATTTTTACAAATGTGAATCGCCATATGCGAATTGCCCAAGAAGAAATATTCGGCCCAGTTATTGCTCTTATCACAGCGAAGAACATGGAGGAGGCGATCGAAATCGCCAATGACAGCCGGTACGGGTTAAGTGCCTCTATTTTCACAACCAATATTGAAAAAATGCTGTTGTTTATTGATGAAATGGATGCGGGCCTTGTTCGTGTTAATGCAGAAAGTGCCGGTGTTGAATTGCAAGCGCCATTTGGAGGAATGAAAGCGTCTAGCTCCCACTCTAGAGAACAAGGGCAAGCGGCAAAGGAATTTTACACATCAATCAAAACAGTATTCGTGAAAGGGTGATAAGGATGAAAATTACAAATGTGCAGTTAACGGCAATCGGTATGCCACGCTTGACTGGCTTTGTCAATAAACATGTGATCGTGCAATTGTTTACAGACGACGGCATTGAGGGGATTGGCGAAATGTCAGACTTCTCTCATTTGCCGAAGTATGCGGTTGACATTGTTGATTTGGAGCGTACGTTAAAACAAATTCTCGTTGGCAAAAACCCATTTGACATAGCCCCTATCAATACAGAGTTAAATGGAAACTTCCCTGAAGCGATGTACTACTATGAAAAAGGCAGCTTTATTCGAAATGGCGTTGACACAGCGCTTTATGACCTTTGTGCAAAAGCGCTAGGCGTGTCTGTGTCCGATCTATTAGGCGGCCGCCAACGTGAGAAAATCAAAGTATGCTTTCCGATTTTTAGGCATCGCTTTATGGATGAAGTTGAGGCGAATTTAGAGCTCGTTAAAAAGCAATACGAGAAAGGTTTTGACGTATTTCGCCTTTATGTCGGCAAAAACGTTGATGCGGACGAGGCCTTTTTAGCAGGGGTTTACAACGAGTTTGGCGGCAAAGTAAAAGTGAAGTCCCTTGATTTTAGCCATCTCCTTGATTGGAAGGAAGCGTTACGGATTACTCGGCGCTTAGCGAAATACCCAATCGATCTTGTTGAGAGTCCGGCACTCCGAAATGATTTTGCAGGACTGCACCATTTCCGGATGCGCTGTGAATTGCCGGTAAGCGAACATGTCTGGAGCTTGCGTCAGCAATCGGAAATGATTAAACATGATTCAGTTGATATTTTTAACATTGCCCCTGTCTTCATTGGCGGCATTACACAGGCCAGAAAAGCGGCTGATGCAGCGGCTGTAGCTGAAAAAAGCGTCCTTATTGGGACAACGCAGGAACTATCAATTGGCACAACAGCGATGGCCTATTTTGGTTCAACACTCGACCATTTAAACTACATTTCCGATCCAACTGGCCCAGAGCTTTATGTCGGCGATGTTGTGAAAAACAAAGTCTATTATGAAAACGGTTACTTGCATTTGCCTGAACGTTCAACTGTAGGGCTCGGAATGGAGCTTGATTGGGAAAAAGTCGAGCAGTATCGGGTCGAGTCGCTCAATTGGGAGGATGTATCCGTCCATCAACTGCAAGATCGAACATCACAAACGCGCGCTTAAGGCGGGAGGAGGTGTAAGTCGTGAAATGGTTCCCTTTGTTTGTGCTGCAGGCTATTCTTCTAGTGGCCTGCAGCAACCACGACGAAACAGCCGTTACGCAAGCGGCCATTGATACGTATCCAAAGCAAACGATTGAACTTTATGTCCCTGCCTCGCCAGGGGGGCAGTCTGATGCGGGAGCGAGGGTGTTAGCGCGTCATATTAGCAAGTATTTAGATAGCGATATTGTCATTGTTAATCAAGATACAGCAGGCGGGGCACTAGCGTTTGAAAATGTCTACCGCGCCAAAGCCGATGGATACAAGCTTCTCTACTATCACCAAGCATTGCACACAAGTTATGCCGTTGGCCAATACGATTATTCGGCGTTGGAAATGACGCCGATTGGAACGTTTGCTGGCATTAACCAAGTTTTTGTCACGCGTGCTGATGCCCCGTGGGATTCATTAGAAGAACTTGTTGAGGAGGCGAGGCAGCATCCTTACGAAATCCTATATGGTGGCCAAATTGGCGGCACTACTCATTTTATGGGGGAGCAACTTGGACAAGTTGCCGATGTCGACATTAAAGTGCTTGATGTCGGAGGAGAGTCTGACCGGATGACGGCATTGCTTGGCAACCAAATTGATTTTGTTTCTACTGGCATTGGCAACGCCTTAAATTATATTGAATCAGGCGATTTTAAAGCGTTAGCCGTTCTATCAGAAGAACGGGATGAGCTGGCACCTGATATCCCGACTGCCCTTGAGCAAGGGTATGACGTACAGTTTCCAATCATCCATACGTTATATGGACCGCCTAATTTGCCTGAAGAGATCATTCACAAATGGAACGCAGCAGCAGAGCAGCTTGCAGAAGATGAAGAGTATGTACAAGACCTCGCCACAACGTTCCAGAGACATATTCAAATGGATCATAATGAAACCCTT is a genomic window of Shouchella clausii containing:
- a CDS encoding phosphoglycerate kinase — translated: MNKKTLYDYDFAGKTVFCRVDFNVPMKDGKITDETRIQAALPTIKYLSEQGARVLLASHLGRPKGEVVESLRLAPVATRLGELLGKEVQAVQEAHGPVAKQAVEGLEDGGVLLLENVRFYPGEEKNDPELAKAFASLADIFVNDAFGAAHRAHASTEGIAHYLPSAAGFLMEKELDVLGKALSNPERPFTAVIGGAKVKDKIGVIDNLLDKVDNLIIGGGLAYTFVKAQGYEVGKSLLEEDKLDLANQFMEKAEQKGVKFYMPEDVIVADDFSDDANKKEVAISDIPADWEALDIGPKTRKTYEAVLKASKLVIWNGPMGVFELESFAGGTKAVANALAEASDTYSVIGGGDSAAAVEQFGLADKMSHISTGGGASLEFMEGKALPGVVALSEK
- the tpiA gene encoding triose-phosphate isomerase, which encodes MRKPIIAGNWKMNKTIGEAVDFVEAVKTNVPADATVDSVVCAPALFLDRLLQAVKGTELKIGAQTMHFEDNGAFTGEISPKALSDMGVHYVIIGHSERREMFAETDETVNKKVHAAFAHQLVPIMCCGETAEEREAGKMEAVVKEQVEKGLAGLSEEQVKQTVIAYEPIWAIGTGKSATEKDANEACAYVRQTVAANFSEAAAKAIRIQYGGSVKPGNIKDYMAQPDIDGALVGGASLDADSFLELVGAAQ
- the gpmI gene encoding 2,3-bisphosphoglycerate-independent phosphoglycerate mutase, which produces MSKKPVALIILDGFGLREEEKGNAVAQAQKPNFDRYWNEFPHATLRADGENVGLPEGQMGNSEVGHLNIGAGRIVYQSLTRVNLSIREGDFFKNETFIKAMDHVKEKQSALHIYGLLSDGGIHSHIDHIYALLDMAKQQNVERVYVHGFLDGRDVGPTSAEVYLKGLQDKFDEVGLGKLATVHGRYYAMDRDKRWDRVEKSYRAMVYGEGPAYKNGLELLEDSYKNNIVDEFVIPSVITEENGTPVATVKDDDAVIFCNFRPDRAIQLSQVFTNEDFRGFDRGEKMPKRLHFVCLTKFSETVKGFVAFKPTNLDNTLGEVLSQQSYTQLRIAETEKYPHVTFFFSGGREEEFPGEERILIDSPKVATYDLKPEMSAYEVTDALVKEIEGEKHDVVILNFANPDMVGHSGMLEPTVKAIEAVDECLGRVVDALLQKGGAAIITADHGNADEVVTLDGKPMTAHTTNKVPVIVTEKGITLREDGILADLAPTVLDLLGADKPKEMTGKTLKTINSI
- the eno gene encoding phosphopyruvate hydratase, whose translation is MTIISDVYAREVLDSRGNPTVEVEVHLESGIMGRALVPSGASTGEYEAVELRDGGDRYMGKGVQKAVDNVNEKIAPELIGENALDQIGIDRLMIELDGTENKGNFGANAILGVSMAVAHAAANALDIPLYVYLGGFNAKQLPVPMMNIINGGEHADNNVDIQEFMVMPVGAESFKEALRMGAEIFHNLKSVLKAKGYNTAVGDEGGFAPNLSSNEEALATIIEAIEKAGYKPGEQVKLAMDVASSELYSKEDGKYHLAGEGKVLSSEEMVSFYEELVSKYPIISIEDGLDENDWEGHKLLTERLGDKVQLVGDDLFVTNTKKLAEGIEKGIGNSILIKVNQIGTLTETFDAIEMAKRAGYTAVISHRSGETEDATIADIAVATNAGQIKTGAPSRTDRVAKYNQLLRIEDELADLAQYNGLKSFYNLSK
- a CDS encoding putative immunity/bacteriocin fusion bifunctional protein, which encodes MTGLPAEGFEDNVIVINGFLDNSNEFIAVYNKDYNGLGFATITDDSGEEITVTFIAEDRVETSSLSEEEAKTIQKNYAVNMDSKIEKYLTGGDEDCNCGPEENVSTGEVITHDYPWYASFLCSIAGSIACVSLCIAFGVVPVAGWSLAFFCEMFCTGAWGTWLCP
- a CDS encoding PadR family transcriptional regulator is translated as MFIIYIGNMDINSKRNDWSSQITKGMFELAILLLVAKKPMYGYEITKKLRKESIVQIANGSIYPILRRMTNNRWLTSYQEDHEGRSRKYYIVTEEGKEILNKRLEHYQNLYLFLISLKEGETSG
- a CDS encoding GntR family transcriptional regulator, which gives rise to MTDKDERFFSVDPNLVKSLRELAVEKIREGIVSGYFEVGEHLKERELSKMMGISTTPIKEAFRILENEGMLVTVPRKGTFVSEYASTSIEEILLLRAAVESLCARLAAVKMSEEDVKELEQVVLIMESLHNKGDSDALIEQNSRFHQMIITSTENKMMQTILANIRSIDKAFRKRALKVEVEREVGYQEHRAIFEAIKQREPEQAEQRMKDHILRTKDNILAAEARAQAERNP
- a CDS encoding dihydrodipicolinate synthase family protein translates to MAKKPLAKALETISGIPITPFRKSDGSIDWNHYKETVDRIVDNGIDVIVPCGNTSEFYALSLEEAKEEVRRTVEYVNGRALVVAGIGYATSTAIELGNDAIAAGADAVMIHMPIHPYVTAGGVCAYFREIIEALDFPSLVYFKDPEISDQVLVDLAPLENLVGVKYAINDLPRFAKVVRSIPEEHQIAWICGTAEKWAPFFWHAGAKGFTSGLVNLLPEKAVDMLEALRNNDNDTVWQIWEDIVPFEDLRAKYNQGNNVVVIKEAMEMLRQNAGVTRAPVNELSNEDKQLVTELLSSWKLLQPTKG
- the gucD gene encoding alpha-ketoglutaric semialdehyde dehydrogenase GucD — its product is MAIKTEVVFGNYINGHWKQEAAPPLASINPSDVEEIVGYIQNSPADVVDDAVAAAKGALLPWRKLTGAERGHYLYQAANQLENRLDEIAETLAREMGKTLPEAKGETARGVAILRYYAGEGLRADGEVIPSTDSEALMFTKRVPLGVVGVITPWNFPVAIPVWKIAPALIYGNTVVFKPATEAAVTAAKVVECFAQAGLPEGVLNLVTGSGKVIGNALVAHEHVHGLTFTGSEQTGKQIGKAAAARGAKYQLEMGGKNPVIVAEDADLHVAVDATISGAFRSTGQKCTATSRVIVAEAILQDFQELLLEKTKQITIGKALDDGVWMGPCASEAQLRTVLDYIEIGKNEGAKLLCGGKRVTDGNRSAGYFVEPTIFTNVNRHMRIAQEEIFGPVIALITAKNMEEAIEIANDSRYGLSASIFTTNIEKMLLFIDEMDAGLVRVNAESAGVELQAPFGGMKASSSHSREQGQAAKEFYTSIKTVFVKG